Proteins from a single region of Syntrophales bacterium:
- a CDS encoding site-specific integrase produces the protein MTTKEAITLFKYYLLSNHKTRTIESYTLLLDRFNTIHAEKLLKDTTPDEIFHFLEDLTRNLAKSTRRLRYAQLKAFYNFIIDRCSLNMRNPCNVSLLSKSFKAPKQVPHKIIERETVDEMIYNTTKQRDRLILELQARCGLRIGELLKIKASDVSDRTITLREPKSGKDTERAYMPENVSRKLAEYITEKSLQEEARVFPICYSTARSLVRGLGAKLNVHVSPHDLRRYSAT, from the coding sequence ATGACTACGAAAGAAGCGATAACCCTGTTCAAATATTATCTTCTGTCGAACCATAAAACGAGAACCATTGAGAGTTACACCCTTCTGCTTGACCGGTTCAATACGATTCATGCTGAGAAGCTCTTGAAGGACACCACCCCCGATGAGATTTTCCATTTTCTGGAAGACCTGACAAGGAATCTGGCCAAATCAACCAGGAGGCTCCGGTATGCACAGTTGAAAGCCTTCTACAATTTTATCATTGATCGTTGCTCCCTGAACATGAGAAATCCCTGTAATGTCTCATTGCTGAGCAAGTCATTCAAAGCCCCGAAACAAGTCCCGCACAAGATCATAGAACGGGAAACCGTGGACGAAATGATCTACAACACAACAAAGCAGCGGGATCGGCTGATATTAGAGCTACAGGCGCGCTGTGGGTTGAGGATTGGTGAATTGCTGAAGATCAAGGCGTCGGATGTCTCTGACAGAACCATCACACTCCGGGAACCAAAATCAGGCAAGGATACGGAAAGAGCCTACATGCCGGAGAACGTGTCCAGAAAACTGGCGGAATACATCACGGAGAAATCCCTTCAAGAAGAGGCGAGGGTATTTCCCATCTGCTATTCGACAGCAAGATCTCTTGTCCGTGGATTGGGAGCCAAACTGAACGTCCACGTGTCACCTCATGACCTTCGGAGATATTCAGCGACTTAG
- a CDS encoding type II toxin-antitoxin system RelE/ParE family toxin, which produces MPFIRLKKPLLTRDFLLTSVTLLVTVPTMIKSFIHKGLEDFFYDGTRKGIQAKHASKLVAILDRLDAANEIKDMNYPGSGLHLLLPKTKGRWSIKVSGNWRLTFEFKNGEALNVDVEDYH; this is translated from the coding sequence ATGCCATTCATCAGACTCAAGAAACCTTTGCTTACCCGTGATTTTCTCTTGACAAGCGTAACCCTCTTGGTTACAGTACCAACCATGATAAAGTCTTTTATCCACAAAGGCCTGGAAGATTTTTTCTACGATGGAACTCGTAAAGGCATACAAGCCAAGCATGCTTCCAAACTAGTGGCGATATTGGATAGGCTTGATGCGGCAAATGAAATCAAGGATATGAACTACCCCGGCTCCGGCCTTCATCTACTGCTTCCCAAAACGAAGGGGCGCTGGTCGATAAAGGTCTCCGGTAACTGGCGTTTGACGTTTGAATTCAAGAATGGAGAAGCACTGAACGTAGACGTCGAAGACTATCATTGA
- a CDS encoding L-threonylcarbamoyladenylate synthase codes for MLIAINNQNPQLRLVRRAVEAFRDGGIVIYPTDTVYGMGCDLFNKKGIDRIYEIQRRDRKKPLSFVCADLKDISHYARVTDEAYKIMRRLLPGPYTFVLEASRIVPKTILPKRQTTGIRVPDNRICQALVAELGSPIISASVKDEDGELLSDPRIIEELFGRRVDMIIDGGIIVAKPSSVISILEEGPEVLREGKGDVSAFLQ; via the coding sequence ATGCTGATCGCCATCAACAATCAGAACCCCCAGTTGCGACTTGTGCGCCGGGCGGTGGAGGCCTTTCGCGACGGCGGGATCGTCATCTATCCCACCGACACGGTCTATGGAATGGGGTGCGATCTGTTCAACAAAAAGGGCATTGACCGGATTTATGAAATCCAGCGGCGCGACCGGAAAAAGCCGCTCAGCTTTGTCTGCGCAGATCTCAAGGACATCAGCCATTATGCAAGGGTTACCGACGAGGCTTATAAAATCATGCGCCGTCTGCTTCCGGGGCCCTACACGTTCGTCCTCGAAGCCTCCCGGATAGTCCCCAAAACCATCCTTCCCAAAAGGCAGACAACGGGCATCCGCGTACCCGACAACCGCATCTGCCAGGCCCTCGTCGCCGAACTGGGTTCGCCCATCATCAGCGCCAGCGTCAAGGATGAGGACGGGGAGCTGCTGAGCGACCCGCGCATCATCGAAGAACTCTTCGGCAGACGGGTAGATATGATCATCGACGGCGGCATCATCGTCGCCAAGCCTTCGAGTGTCATCAGCATTCTGGAGGAAGGGCCGGAGGTGCTCCGAGAAGGAAAAGGCGACGTATCGGCCTTTCTACAATAA
- a CDS encoding Rne/Rng family ribonuclease yields the protein MSKKMLINAVHTEQKRMAVVEDGKLVEFNIQMAVRDPITGNIYKGIVMKVERGLQAAFVNYGGKKDGFLPLRDVSANNYSETNGSHDGARQTLKPGQEILVQVLREVSERKGALLTSYISLPGRYLVMLPNKESSGISRKIEDEEDRKRLKELIEQIKTEEGMGFIVRTAGMNRTKQELSRDYQHLFRLWTEIKKKAAELAAPALIYQESAFGVRSLRDYFTTDIDEILVDDAETFRQMKTYCKAVAPRNLKIIKLDKEKTPLFDKHQLEEQIRVIYQERADLKSGGYLIINPTEAMITIDVNSGRGSHKRNVEETAYQTNLEAAEEIARQLRLRDLGGLIAIDFIDMMDQKHNAEVEKAFKKALTMDRSRIQLAHISKFGILELSRQKKQSTIQEISYTACPYCHGRGMRPSLEYIALNAYRKVETQAVKGLASEIKVNVHNEIADYLQNQKRAEISRLETDYGMSIHIYGSHEMAWEECKLEATKRELPPPAEITQPRNTEANEKESEEDEPLETEQREEPEPKKSPSVRGVEKKQKESVPNNGRQNIVKLSENGSGNKAAQTPPKQQEIQPAKNPPAPAENGEQAAEPVKKKSHRRPRRRRKAPTDGSSAAAATTIAAAAPSEEKRQEMSAIKPPPPAAKNRIANPPAAKNPLPKNKPTERKEKAILEDPLHKLKKVFEEFEDND from the coding sequence ATGAGTAAAAAAATGCTGATCAACGCCGTCCACACCGAGCAGAAGCGCATGGCGGTCGTGGAGGACGGCAAACTGGTCGAATTCAACATCCAGATGGCCGTCCGGGACCCGATAACGGGGAATATTTACAAAGGGATAGTGATGAAGGTGGAACGGGGACTGCAGGCGGCTTTCGTAAATTACGGCGGCAAGAAGGACGGATTCCTGCCGCTGCGGGACGTAAGCGCCAATAACTACTCGGAAACGAACGGCTCTCATGACGGCGCGCGCCAGACGCTCAAGCCGGGGCAGGAAATACTGGTGCAGGTGCTCCGGGAGGTCAGCGAACGCAAGGGCGCCCTTCTGACATCATATATATCGCTGCCGGGACGATATCTGGTGATGCTTCCCAACAAGGAAAGCAGCGGCATCTCCCGCAAGATCGAAGACGAGGAGGATCGCAAGCGGCTTAAGGAGCTGATTGAACAGATCAAAACCGAAGAGGGAATGGGGTTCATAGTCAGAACCGCCGGGATGAACCGTACCAAGCAGGAGCTTTCCCGCGATTATCAGCACCTCTTCCGGCTGTGGACGGAAATCAAAAAAAAGGCCGCCGAACTCGCCGCCCCGGCCTTGATATATCAGGAGAGCGCCTTCGGAGTTCGTTCGCTCAGGGACTACTTCACAACCGACATAGATGAAATTCTTGTTGATGACGCAGAAACGTTCCGCCAGATGAAAACCTACTGCAAGGCGGTTGCGCCCCGCAATCTGAAGATAATAAAATTAGACAAGGAAAAAACGCCTCTTTTCGACAAACACCAGTTAGAAGAGCAGATTCGCGTCATCTACCAGGAACGGGCCGATCTAAAATCAGGCGGCTATCTGATCATCAACCCCACCGAGGCGATGATCACCATCGACGTCAACTCCGGGCGGGGCTCCCATAAACGCAACGTCGAGGAAACCGCCTACCAGACCAATCTGGAAGCGGCGGAGGAGATTGCCCGTCAGCTCCGCCTGCGCGACCTGGGCGGATTGATCGCGATCGACTTTATCGACATGATGGATCAGAAACACAACGCCGAGGTGGAAAAGGCCTTCAAAAAGGCCTTGACGATGGATCGGTCGCGCATCCAGCTTGCCCACATCTCCAAGTTCGGCATACTTGAACTCTCCAGGCAGAAAAAGCAATCCACAATCCAGGAGATAAGCTACACGGCGTGTCCTTACTGCCATGGCCGGGGGATGCGTCCTTCCCTTGAATATATCGCGCTCAACGCCTATCGCAAGGTGGAAACACAGGCCGTAAAGGGACTCGCCTCCGAGATAAAGGTTAACGTGCACAATGAGATAGCCGATTATCTGCAGAACCAGAAACGGGCAGAAATCAGCCGCCTCGAAACTGATTACGGGATGTCGATCCATATCTACGGCAGCCACGAAATGGCATGGGAGGAGTGCAAACTTGAGGCAACAAAACGGGAGCTGCCGCCCCCGGCCGAAATAACTCAACCAAGGAATACGGAGGCAAACGAGAAAGAGTCGGAAGAAGACGAGCCATTGGAAACAGAGCAGCGGGAAGAACCGGAGCCGAAGAAATCGCCCAGCGTCAGGGGTGTAGAGAAAAAACAAAAGGAATCCGTTCCCAATAATGGCCGGCAGAACATTGTCAAGCTGAGCGAAAACGGCTCAGGAAACAAGGCAGCGCAAACCCCGCCCAAACAGCAGGAGATTCAACCTGCAAAAAATCCTCCGGCGCCGGCGGAAAACGGGGAACAGGCAGCCGAACCGGTAAAAAAGAAATCCCACCGGCGCCCTCGCCGCCGCCGCAAGGCCCCCACGGACGGCTCATCCGCCGCCGCTGCAACAACGATTGCGGCCGCTGCCCCCTCCGAAGAGAAAAGGCAGGAGATGTCAGCAATTAAGCCGCCTCCGCCGGCGGCCAAAAACAGAATTGCCAATCCGCCGGCGGCCAAAAACCCCCTGCCCAAAAATAAACCGACTGAAAGAAAAGAGAAGGCCATCCTTGAAGATCCTCTCCATAAACTGAAGAAGGTCTTTGAGGAATTCGAAGATAACGACTAA